A single region of the Salicibibacter cibi genome encodes:
- a CDS encoding enoyl-CoA hydratase/isomerase family protein has translation MEDLLFDVEDGIATITLNRPDSLNAFSVKMIEDWIKALEDVRDNDDIRVLVLTGTGKAFCAGGDLKTMKNGEGFLNKEGYEDKDFASTGINRKNSLWKHVQRIPLLMEEIDKPTIAAINGDAIGAGLDMTLQCDIRIASENARFGEGYVKVGLVPGDGGGYYLPRIVGLDRALEMLWTGKIIDSTEAADIGLVTRVVTSEDLMDESYHLAGKIANGPQQAIRLMKRTVYQGLKTDLRTSLDQVSSFMGLVTEHPDYEEGLNAIIEKRKPKFE, from the coding sequence ATGGAAGACTTATTATTTGATGTAGAGGATGGCATCGCAACGATCACATTGAATCGGCCGGATTCATTGAATGCGTTTAGTGTAAAAATGATTGAAGATTGGATTAAAGCACTTGAAGACGTGCGTGACAATGATGATATTCGCGTCTTAGTGCTGACCGGTACAGGTAAAGCGTTTTGTGCAGGCGGGGATCTCAAGACGATGAAAAATGGGGAAGGGTTTCTGAATAAAGAGGGATATGAAGACAAGGATTTCGCTTCGACAGGAATTAATCGAAAAAATAGTTTATGGAAACATGTTCAAAGAATTCCACTGTTGATGGAAGAGATTGATAAACCCACCATTGCCGCCATAAACGGAGATGCGATTGGAGCCGGGTTGGATATGACGCTTCAATGTGACATACGAATTGCATCAGAGAATGCACGGTTTGGCGAAGGATACGTTAAAGTAGGGCTTGTCCCGGGAGATGGCGGGGGTTATTATTTGCCCAGAATTGTCGGTCTGGATCGTGCACTTGAAATGTTATGGACGGGAAAAATTATCGATTCAACAGAAGCGGCAGATATCGGACTTGTCACGCGCGTTGTGACATCGGAAGATTTAATGGATGAATCTTATCATTTGGCAGGTAAAATAGCGAACGGTCCGCAACAGGCAATAAGGTTAATGAAACGAACCGTTTACCAAGGACTTAAAACAGATTTGCGGACATCGCTTGATCAAGTTTCATCATTCATGGGTTTGGTGACTGAACACCCAGATTATGAAGAAGGTTTAAACGCGATTATTGAAAAAAGGAAACCTAAATTTGAATAA